A portion of the Canis aureus isolate CA01 chromosome 32, VMU_Caureus_v.1.0, whole genome shotgun sequence genome contains these proteins:
- the UBAP1L gene encoding ubiquitin-associated protein 1-like isoform X2, protein MNALDGVPFKVPNGFVTGTEPLPGLEFSIPACRELLLGSMHDFSLERKALFWVEAVLRGPCPVQCDAPGTASAPPAWLLLVSPDLVPAPAADTGPEAGPPARLDEEDDGQEEEDEDEHEDEDEEDQGEEEEQGEDRDQEEAASAEEEEPGPRSPPPGSPASPGPGPARYSLDVLRGVRSELAGARRRLSEGRLAARPRALLHRLRQRALSLCPAPAPPPAPAPAPPSAPAPPPRPSTAGAMPPLRSHKPTVAFLSYLSACDRLLRQGYEEGLVEEAMEMFQFSESQAGEFLRLWEQFSDMGFQQDRIKEVLLVHGNRSEQALEELVACAQ, encoded by the exons ATGAATGCCCTCGATGGCGTCCCCTTCAAGGTGCCCAATGGCTTTGTGACAGGCACAGAGCCCCTTCCTGGGCTAGAGTTCAGCATCCCAGCTTGCAGGGAGCTTCTGCTGGGCTCTATG CACGATTTCAGCCTGGAGAGGAAGGCGCTCTTCTGGGTGGAGGCTGTCCTCCGGGGACCCTGCCCGGTCCAGTGCGACGCCCCGGGAACGGCGTCAGCCCCTCCCGCCTGGCTCTTGCTGGTCAGCCCGGACCTGGTGCCCGCACCTGCCGCAGACACAGGCCCCGAGGCCGGGCCCCCGGCGCGGCTGGACGAGGAGGACGAcggccaggaggaggaggacgaggacgagCACGAGGACGAGGACGAAGAGGACCAGggcgaggaggaggagcagggcgAGGACCGCGACCAGGAGGAAGCCGCCTCTgccgaggaggaggagccggggccccgcagccccccgcccggctcccccgcgagccccggccccggccccgcccgctaCTCGCTGGACGTGCTGCGCGGCGTGAGGTCGGAGCTGgccggggcgcggcggcggctcTCCGAGGGCAGGTtggccgcccggccccgcgcgctCCTGCACCGCCTCCGCCAGCGCGCGCTGAGCCTctgccccgcgcccgcgcccccgcccgcgcccgcgcccgcgccccccagcgccccggcgccgcccccgcggccctccACGGCCGGAGCCATGCCCCCGCTGCGGAGCCACAAGCCCACGGTCGCG TTTCTCAGCTACCTTAGTGCCTGCGACCGGCTGCTGCGGCAAGGCTATGAGGAGGGGCTGGTGGAGGAGGCCATGGAAATGTTCCAGTTCTCTGAGAGCCAG GCAGGGGAGTTCCTGCGCCTCTGGGAACAGTTCAGCGACATGGGCTTCCAGCAGGACCGGATCAAGGAAGTGCTGCTGGTCCACGGCAATCGCAGTGAGCAAGCCCTGGAGGAGCTGGTAGCCTGTGCCCAGTGA
- the PDCD7 gene encoding programmed cell death protein 7 — protein MALPPFFAPGRPGPPPPQPPPPAPFGCPPPPLPSPAFPPPLPQRPGPFPGASAPFLQPPLALQPRGPGEASRGGGGGGGGSGGGGGVFYPVPPPPLPPPPPQCRPFPGTDAGERPRPPPPGPGPPWSPHWPEAPPPSDVLGDAALQRLRDRQWLEAVFGTPRRAGCPVPPRAPAGPSLGEVRARLRGALRLVRRLRDLGQALREAEADGAAWVLLHAQAAPLRAELAERLQLLTQAAYVGEARRRLERVRRRRLRLRERARERDAEREAEAARAAEREQEIDLWRVKCVQEVEEKKREQELKAAADGVLSEVRKKQADTKRMVDILRALEKLRKLRKEAAARKGVCPPASADETFEHHLQRLRKLIKKRSELYEAEERALRVMLEGEQEEERKRELEKKQRKEKEKILLQKREIESKLFGDPDEFPLAHLLQPFRQYYLQAEHSLPALIQIRHDWDQYLVPSDHPKGNSVPQGWVLPPLPSNDIWATAIKLH, from the exons ATGGCTCTGCCGCCCTTCTTCGCCCCGGGCCGCCCAGGCCCGCCGCCTCCGCAGCCGCCGCCTCCCGCTCCCTTCGGCTGCCCGCCACCGCCGCTGCCCTCCCCGGCTTTCCCGCCGCCTCTTCCCCAGCGGCCCGGCCCCTTTCCGGGGGCCTCCGcccccttcctccagcccccGCTGGCTCTgcagccccggggccccggggaagcctctcgcggcggcggcggcggcggcggcggcagcggcggcggcggcggcgtcttCTACccggtgccgccgccgccgctgccgccgccgccgccccagtGCCGGCCCTTCCCGGGGACCGACGCTGGCGagcggccgcggccgccgccgccaggCCCGGGGCCGCCCTGGAGCCCGCACTGGCCTGAGGCGCCGCCGCCGTCTGACGTGCTCGGGGACGCGGCCTTGCAGCGCCTGCGCGACCGGCAGTGGCTAGAGGCGGTGTTCGGGACCCCGCGGCGGGCGGGCTGCCCGGTGCCTCCGCGCGCGCCCGCCGGGCCCAGCCTGGGCGAGGTGCGCGCGCGGCTGCGCGGGGCTCTGCGCCTGGTGCGGCGGCTGCGCGACCTGGGCCAGGCTCTGCGCGAGGCCGAGGCGGATGGCGCGGCCTGGGTGCTGCTGCACGCTCAGGCCGCGCCGCTGCGCGCCGAACTGGCCGAGAGACTCCAGCTGCTGACCCAGGCCGCCTATGTGGGCGAGGCGCGGCGGAGGCTGGAGAGGGTCCGGCGCCGCCGGCTGCGGCTTCGCGAGAGGGCCCGGGAACGCGATGCCGAGCGGGAGGCCGAGGCCGCGCGAGCCGCGGAGCGCGAGCAGGAGATTGACCTCTGGAGGGTCAAGTGCGTgcaggaggtggaggagaagaaGCGG GAACAGGAACTGAAAGCTGCAGCTGATGGTGTCTTATCTGAAGTGAGGAAAAAGCAGGCAGATACCAAAAGAATGGTGGACATTCTTCGGGCCTTGGAGAAATTGAGGAAACTCAGGAAAGAGGCAGCAGCAAGGAAAG GCGTCTGTCCTCCAGCTTCAGCAGATGAGACTTTTGAACATCATCTTCAACGACTaagaaaactcattaaaaaacGTTCTGAATTATATGAAGCTGAAGAGAGAGCCCTCAGAGTTATGTTGGAaggagaacaagaggaagagaggaaaagagaattagaaaagaaacagaggaaagaaaaagagaaaattttacttCAGAAGCGTGAAATTGAGTCCAAGTTATTTGGGGATCCAG atgagTTCCCACTCGCTCACCTCTTGCAACCCTTCCGACAGTATTACCTCCAAGCTGAGCACTCCCTGCCAGCACTCATCCAAATAAG GCATGATTGGGATCAGTACCTGGTGCCATCTGATCATCCCAAAGGCAACTCCGTTCCCCAAGGATGGGTCCTTCCCCCGCTCCCCAGCAACGACATCTGGGCAACGGCCATTAAGCTGCATTAG
- the UBAP1L gene encoding ubiquitin-associated protein 1-like isoform X1 codes for MNALDGVPFKVPNGFVTGTEPLPGLEFSIPACRELLLGSMHDFSLERKALFWVEAVLRGPCPVQCDAPGTASAPPAWLLLVSPDLVPAPAADTGPEAGPPARLDEEDDGQEEEDEDEHEDEDEEDQGEEEEQGEDRDQEEAASAEEEEPGPRSPPPGSPASPGPGPARYSLDVLRGVRSELAGARRRLSEGRLAARPRALLHRLRQRALSLCPAPAPPPAPAPAPPSAPAPPPRPSTAGAMPPLRSHKPTVASLSPYTCLPPLGGVPQRPSACRSHPASADLLSALSQEEQDLIGPVVALGYPLHRAIGALQKTGRQSLSQFLSYLSACDRLLRQGYEEGLVEEAMEMFQFSESQAGEFLRLWEQFSDMGFQQDRIKEVLLVHGNRSEQALEELVACAQ; via the exons ATGAATGCCCTCGATGGCGTCCCCTTCAAGGTGCCCAATGGCTTTGTGACAGGCACAGAGCCCCTTCCTGGGCTAGAGTTCAGCATCCCAGCTTGCAGGGAGCTTCTGCTGGGCTCTATG CACGATTTCAGCCTGGAGAGGAAGGCGCTCTTCTGGGTGGAGGCTGTCCTCCGGGGACCCTGCCCGGTCCAGTGCGACGCCCCGGGAACGGCGTCAGCCCCTCCCGCCTGGCTCTTGCTGGTCAGCCCGGACCTGGTGCCCGCACCTGCCGCAGACACAGGCCCCGAGGCCGGGCCCCCGGCGCGGCTGGACGAGGAGGACGAcggccaggaggaggaggacgaggacgagCACGAGGACGAGGACGAAGAGGACCAGggcgaggaggaggagcagggcgAGGACCGCGACCAGGAGGAAGCCGCCTCTgccgaggaggaggagccggggccccgcagccccccgcccggctcccccgcgagccccggccccggccccgcccgctaCTCGCTGGACGTGCTGCGCGGCGTGAGGTCGGAGCTGgccggggcgcggcggcggctcTCCGAGGGCAGGTtggccgcccggccccgcgcgctCCTGCACCGCCTCCGCCAGCGCGCGCTGAGCCTctgccccgcgcccgcgcccccgcccgcgcccgcgcccgcgccccccagcgccccggcgccgcccccgcggccctccACGGCCGGAGCCATGCCCCCGCTGCGGAGCCACAAGCCCACGGTCGCG TCCCTCAGCCCGTACACCTGCCTGCCACCTCTTGGTGGGGTGCCTCAGCGTCCTAGTGCCTGCAGATCACACCCTGCTTCTGCTGACCTGCTGTCTGCCCTGAGCCAGGAGGAGCAGGACCTCATTGGGCCAGTGGTTGCCCTAGGGTATCCTCTGCATAGGGCCATTGGGGCTCTGCAGAAGACAGGGCGGCAGAGCCTGAGCCAG TTTCTCAGCTACCTTAGTGCCTGCGACCGGCTGCTGCGGCAAGGCTATGAGGAGGGGCTGGTGGAGGAGGCCATGGAAATGTTCCAGTTCTCTGAGAGCCAG GCAGGGGAGTTCCTGCGCCTCTGGGAACAGTTCAGCGACATGGGCTTCCAGCAGGACCGGATCAAGGAAGTGCTGCTGGTCCACGGCAATCGCAGTGAGCAAGCCCTGGAGGAGCTGGTAGCCTGTGCCCAGTGA